One region of Halohasta litchfieldiae genomic DNA includes:
- a CDS encoding A24 family peptidase gives MIASGPDLLRLVVLPIFAWAAWRDINTRRLPNRLWPPLAALGLVLLGWEAIQLAPFGTPPGQLFVVQVGISLLFIAPLGYAFWWFGAFGGADAKAMIVLAILLPTFPSYTLGSLELPLVGLDTSIGVFSLTILTNTVLIAAIAPILLGVGNLVRGYIEPKAMFFARPVRVDSIPDRHGKLFETPDGITRSGLDLDALRMYLRWRGTTLANLQAEPESHRAPETVDETHEPTDGGTHVGPRTDGGVEQTAVESDTESVDDPWVAERFFEEIDGTAYGSTPEGLRAALELLATTDRETLWVSPGLPFVVPMFVGLLVAFSYGDLLFGLFGWLGFF, from the coding sequence ATGATCGCTTCGGGACCTGATCTGCTTCGGCTCGTCGTGTTGCCTATCTTCGCGTGGGCGGCGTGGCGAGATATCAACACCCGTCGACTGCCCAACCGACTGTGGCCACCGCTTGCGGCGCTTGGACTCGTCCTGCTTGGGTGGGAGGCCATCCAACTGGCTCCCTTCGGAACGCCTCCGGGGCAACTGTTCGTCGTTCAGGTCGGCATTAGTCTCCTTTTTATTGCACCGTTAGGCTATGCCTTCTGGTGGTTCGGTGCCTTCGGTGGGGCGGACGCCAAGGCGATGATCGTCCTTGCGATCTTGCTGCCGACGTTCCCCTCTTATACCCTCGGTAGCCTTGAACTTCCGCTGGTCGGGCTTGACACGTCTATCGGCGTCTTCTCGCTGACGATCCTCACGAATACCGTGTTGATCGCGGCGATTGCGCCAATCCTACTGGGGGTCGGGAACCTCGTTCGTGGCTACATCGAGCCGAAAGCGATGTTTTTCGCCCGGCCCGTGCGCGTCGACTCGATACCGGATCGCCACGGGAAACTGTTCGAGACGCCCGACGGCATCACCCGCAGTGGGCTGGATCTCGACGCGCTGCGGATGTACCTTCGGTGGCGCGGAACGACGCTGGCGAATCTTCAGGCCGAGCCTGAATCCCACCGCGCTCCAGAGACGGTCGACGAAACCCACGAACCAACGGATGGTGGTACCCACGTCGGTCCCCGGACTGACGGCGGCGTCGAGCAGACCGCAGTCGAATCCGACACCGAATCGGTCGACGATCCGTGGGTCGCCGAGCGGTTTTTCGAGGAGATAGACGGGACGGCCTACGGTTCGACGCCCGAGGGGCTCCGAGCGGCGCTTGAACTGCTGGCCACTACCGACCGCGAGACGCTGTGGGTTTCGCCCGGTCTGCCGTTTGTGGTCCCGATGTTCGTCGGCCTGCTTGTCGCCTTCAGCTACGGCGACCTGCTGTTCGGCCTGTTCGGCTGGCTCGGCTTCTTTTAA
- a CDS encoding molybdopterin-dependent oxidoreductase: MGIVGRLTSGERFWRVITAVLAGVSAVAGSYAYTGFSQSFVVEPAAAFLTENTPALLVNTVLDSLGSLAQPARLATAAAIVVAVVAVVITILLEIEVATGRQYLAVPLTGVAVWGLAAVTTGAVFAAAAAALPAALVVGIISFLGANDPLSVRTARKVDDRKRATLKTGVGVAGLAGVSYMLGQRRTPEGSVQFLGGGTSPPTEVQQMLDSAEQQAFDLPGAPSLVSEIGNFYTVDIATVAPMVDAKTWSLTITGAVENEVEISYDELQEMEAEHFYSTLRCVGEDLNARKMDNAVWTGVPLSTLLEEAGPQAEEAISRADDDYFVSTSREELAESYVVYGMNGRLLPREHGHPVRLMVPGNWGEVNTKWVTELEFTDEPEGYWENRGWTGTGEVRQIAKIWSVDRSSEGVTVGGHAYACCADIDRVEVSTDGGSSWTNAELTDPLGPVDSWHQWRYTFSPDEPTDVIARAVDADGNVQPEMETDQFPDGPSGWVSRTIEP; the protein is encoded by the coding sequence ATGGGCATCGTCGGTCGACTCACCTCGGGCGAACGGTTCTGGCGAGTCATCACCGCAGTGCTCGCCGGAGTCAGTGCTGTCGCCGGCTCCTACGCCTACACTGGCTTCAGCCAGTCGTTCGTCGTCGAGCCAGCCGCCGCCTTTCTCACCGAGAATACGCCCGCACTCCTCGTCAACACGGTCTTGGACTCCCTCGGGAGTCTCGCCCAACCGGCACGGCTCGCGACCGCCGCGGCGATTGTCGTCGCCGTCGTCGCCGTGGTGATCACGATACTGCTCGAAATCGAGGTCGCCACCGGTCGACAGTATCTCGCGGTGCCGCTGACTGGTGTGGCTGTCTGGGGGCTCGCAGCGGTCACCACCGGCGCAGTGTTCGCGGCGGCTGCGGCGGCCCTGCCGGCAGCACTGGTCGTCGGCATCATTTCGTTCCTCGGTGCGAACGATCCGCTGAGTGTCCGGACAGCCCGCAAAGTCGACGACCGCAAGCGAGCCACGCTGAAAACGGGGGTCGGCGTCGCCGGACTCGCCGGAGTGAGCTACATGCTCGGCCAGCGGCGAACCCCGGAGGGATCGGTGCAGTTCCTCGGCGGCGGCACGTCACCGCCCACCGAGGTCCAGCAGATGCTCGATTCGGCCGAACAGCAGGCGTTCGATCTCCCCGGTGCGCCCAGCCTCGTGAGCGAAATTGGCAACTTCTACACGGTCGACATCGCCACCGTCGCGCCGATGGTCGACGCCAAAACGTGGTCGCTGACGATCACCGGCGCGGTTGAAAACGAGGTCGAAATCAGCTACGACGAACTCCAAGAGATGGAGGCCGAACACTTCTACAGCACGCTCCGCTGTGTCGGCGAGGATCTCAACGCCCGGAAGATGGACAACGCGGTCTGGACCGGCGTGCCGCTGTCAACGCTGCTCGAAGAGGCTGGTCCGCAGGCTGAGGAGGCCATTTCGCGGGCCGACGACGACTACTTCGTCTCCACCAGCCGCGAGGAACTCGCCGAATCCTACGTCGTCTACGGGATGAACGGGCGGCTGCTCCCGCGGGAACACGGCCATCCGGTCAGGCTGATGGTCCCGGGCAACTGGGGCGAAGTGAACACGAAATGGGTCACCGAACTGGAGTTCACCGACGAGCCGGAGGGCTACTGGGAAAATCGTGGCTGGACGGGCACCGGTGAAGTCCGGCAGATCGCCAAAATCTGGTCGGTCGACCGGAGCAGCGAGGGCGTCACCGTCGGCGGCCACGCCTACGCCTGCTGTGCGGACATCGACCGTGTCGAGGTCTCAACCGACGGCGGCTCCTCGTGGACGAATGCAGAACTCACCGATCCACTGGGGCCGGTCGACAGCTGGCACCAGTGGCGCTACACGTTCTCGCCCGACGAGCCAACCGATGTCATCGCGCGGGCGGTCGACGCTGATGGCAACGTCCAACCCGAGATGGAGACCGATCAGTTCCCCGACGGGCCGAGCGGCTGGGTGTCACGAACCATCGAACCGTAG
- a CDS encoding DUF7118 family protein, producing the protein MADVATAAASTPAADVVAELEAAYDRIREIEAEVDEIGEANVEAAADAYRNATRLLDSYEASATGTGDFGAYLEFQNKFIALAESLPESAMAADAVQRASDRMDKRRLTAADFDYAREQVNEAAEAIDLLEAREEAHDDYRSARHDAKARNKELESEVDHLHHVQELGTADLDTSLDPLREPVKSYNAAVREAFETFRTAESARELFDLLAAGAERPLVGVDRPPSDLADYIHSAPAGEEPLSTLREYAEYSPSKLDHYVDDPGALRTHVSVHQTYLKRLGPEPLLIDWPPAEAGVVRARLQELAPLVRRLDAATDRAESSGAESDESEGDSEPIEHHRRQLARLTRTDDYDRLRQVAVADAELNDEEFERLASGAIEDDLAAVEAGIDAIDTALAEYTVD; encoded by the coding sequence ATGGCTGACGTCGCCACTGCGGCCGCCTCGACACCGGCCGCCGACGTGGTTGCGGAACTCGAAGCCGCGTACGACCGAATCCGGGAGATCGAAGCCGAGGTCGACGAGATCGGTGAGGCGAACGTCGAGGCGGCCGCCGACGCCTACCGGAACGCCACGCGACTGCTCGATAGCTACGAGGCCAGCGCAACCGGCACCGGCGATTTCGGTGCCTACCTCGAATTCCAAAACAAATTCATTGCGCTCGCCGAGAGCCTCCCGGAGTCGGCGATGGCCGCCGACGCCGTCCAGCGGGCCAGCGACCGAATGGACAAGCGACGACTCACCGCGGCGGATTTCGACTACGCCCGCGAGCAAGTCAACGAGGCCGCCGAGGCAATCGACCTGCTCGAAGCCCGCGAGGAGGCCCACGACGACTACCGGAGTGCGCGCCACGACGCCAAAGCACGGAACAAAGAACTCGAATCCGAGGTCGACCACCTCCATCACGTCCAAGAACTCGGGACGGCCGATCTCGATACCTCGCTCGATCCCCTCCGCGAGCCAGTCAAGAGCTACAACGCGGCCGTCCGCGAGGCCTTCGAGACGTTCCGAACCGCTGAGAGCGCCCGCGAACTGTTCGATCTGCTGGCTGCTGGCGCCGAGCGCCCGCTTGTCGGCGTCGACCGCCCACCCAGTGATCTCGCAGACTACATCCACTCTGCGCCGGCGGGCGAGGAACCGCTGTCGACGCTCCGGGAGTACGCCGAGTACTCGCCATCGAAACTCGACCACTACGTCGACGATCCGGGCGCGCTCCGAACCCATGTCTCGGTTCACCAGACCTATCTAAAGCGACTGGGTCCCGAACCGCTGCTGATCGACTGGCCGCCCGCCGAGGCCGGAGTGGTTCGCGCCCGGCTTCAGGAACTCGCCCCGCTCGTCCGTCGACTCGATGCGGCGACTGACAGGGCCGAGTCAAGCGGGGCGGAGTCGGATGAATCGGAGGGGGACAGCGAGCCGATTGAGCACCACCGTCGACAACTCGCGCGGCTGACTCGGACCGACGACTACGACCGCCTTCGGCAGGTGGCGGTTGCGGACGCAGAGTTGAACGACGAAGAGTTCGAGCGACTCGCTTCGGGCGCTATCGAGGACGATCTGGCGGCTGTCGAGGCGGGTATCGATGCTATCGACACCGCACTTGCGGAGTACACTGTTGACTGA
- the hisI gene encoding phosphoribosyl-AMP cyclohydrolase, whose protein sequence is MTDQIEVDFGEDGLVPAVAQDADSKDVLMLAYVSPEALDATIETGFAHYYSRSRDELWKKGASSGHLQEIEEVRVDCDADTLLYIVDQEGGACHTGRENCFYRTIDGEEVAETVFDPDAVYE, encoded by the coding sequence ATGACCGACCAGATCGAGGTCGACTTCGGTGAGGACGGACTGGTTCCCGCCGTCGCTCAGGATGCCGACTCGAAGGACGTACTGATGCTCGCCTACGTCTCTCCCGAGGCACTGGACGCGACTATCGAAACCGGGTTTGCCCACTACTACTCCCGGAGCCGCGACGAACTCTGGAAGAAAGGCGCAAGTAGCGGCCACCTTCAGGAAATCGAGGAGGTCCGTGTCGACTGCGATGCCGATACCCTCCTTTATATAGTTGATCAGGAGGGTGGGGCCTGCCACACTGGCCGGGAGAACTGTTTCTACCGGACCATCGACGGCGAAGAGGTCGCCGAAACCGTCTTCGATCCCGACGCTGTATACGAGTAA